In Capsicum annuum cultivar UCD-10X-F1 chromosome 8, UCD10Xv1.1, whole genome shotgun sequence, the genomic window gataatcgAAATATTCcaaagtttatttttatattttaaatttgatatctAATCAAAGggatataaattaaattaaaggaaGATGTAGTTCATAGGAGGATGGGCAAATACTCATATATGTtccttaaaagataaaaatataaaattaattttgaccatacatttaattgcataaagttactatatttatattatagtaaaataataaaaaatattcataaaattggatagttgtttatcTAGCAAATACAATAGGCGATTCctccataatttcaaaacttcatACGATATATATCATCAGAAATAtttataatacataaaatttataaaaacataattatttactaatcacatattaaaattattttaaacaacttatttaaaatgtaatattaacttcatcatgttaaattactacaatatatattatgttaacttTTATTAATTCTATTGGTTCTCTTTATTTTAGGTAGTAAATTTCCTCATCAGGTAGACAAATCACTTTAAAAAATTGCTTTCTTACTATATTAAATTGGTCTTCTATTTTTGCCGTATACAAGACAAGACATATAGGCAATTCCGTAACGTTATGACTCATTGAAACGTTCATCCAATAGGTCcttgtttttatttgttaaatacccataaaataaatttaaatgtatttaaaaGTAACATGTATGGATTAGGATCCTTTATTGTTTCGAATTGATTCTCTgaaaatgttaataaatagatatttgtaattttaatatattcacttgtataactttttaaataaagtagaaaaataaaaacattaaaatttgTTGTTTAATCTAAGAGAATGTGTTTGACCTGATATTAAAATAAGCATTAGagtatataatattttaatgttaattatgaaaacTTAAATAAGTTATaagctattatttgattttataaaaacaagaaagtatattttattttatagtgtGATTTCTACTTAcattttttattgtgtttattcaaaaatattaatgatcattttttttgaaaatcaattaaataactataaatatagttaaaattatattattgaaaaaGTAAATGGGTTCTTCATTATTTAGTGATGAGAGATGGATAGAGAGGAgagaatatttaaatttaaactaattttatctttatactttttttgaatgttttttaAATGATATAATTTGAGTGTTTTGCTTTtctcttttgaaaaaatatataaaatttaaaatgaataagtaaaaataaaaggggAAAATATTAAATCAATCCCAATAATAAAAAAGGGAATAAAAATCCAATTATGAGGAATCaattaaggaaagaaaataaatatggagTGGCATTTACTCCAAAGggttattctaaaaaatagattcaaattaaagtgactttcaaattttagccccaaataaaatgGCTTTGGATGAAAATACCCTcctctaaaatatttattgttcAATCTCTTTCTACATTTTTTTATTCCAAATTTCAGAATCAACCCATTTGATGGCTCTCTAAAGCCCGAGGCTAAGTTGCCCAAATTGTTaaatctctttctttcaaatttcagAATCGACTTTCAAACATTCGCTGAATCGACTTTTGTCGTAAGGGTTCTTCAGGtatgaaattcatcatcaaaagtcattgtggtaattttagcttattgatgcattttggtaattttagctcgttatataattagaatatttatttgatttttggggAGGTGAACGTAAACTGGACTTgggatatgttgttattgtagtaacatatttaccattgaggaattctgtcgaacaggttgtggggaatttgttattgttattataattgtgtttgagtagttgtgGGGGTTGGTCTTGGAGGGAAAGGCCATTAATGTGAGAGTTGACATTGATCGCAACATATTTTGGGAAGGCCAAACGTATAAGGTcaaggtggtacaaaaattagttctaagtatttcaaactagtggtataattagcattagaagATAATGAGGAATTGTGTCAAACAGGTTGTGGGGACTTTGTTATTAtgattataattgtgtttgagtagttgtgAGGGTTTGGTCTTGGAGGAAAAGGTTGTGTTTTTCATCTCGGATGAATCTAGCCTATGCTTTAGAGATTAAAGAAGCACTAACTTGTTGATTCTAAGAGAGAGCACCTTAGCTATTAGCTTGTATAACATAAAGCAATAGACAATGGATTTAAACTCTCTAATGGTAGTAGGATTTGGCACTAGAAGAGAACTACAGCCACCAAAATATCTAATTAATAAATGCATTTAAGAAAGATGGATGGAGTCAGGGTCGTATATCACAAGGGACTTCGTGAAAGAATTACGCTATATATATACaaagggaaaaatatattttatgtatgtATAGTAGATACTGAATCTCTTGATTTCTTTCATGTGTTCACCTATTTATATTTGAAACTCCCTTAGTGAAAGTCCCCACTTCTACATCGATGACAGACCATATTCAAGTGTTGGGTAAGTGAAAATGGCaatacttttagctttgaaaacTGATTGTGATAGAACTTACCTTAAAACCTAAGATTGTAGAGTTTCTATCGGTTCATAAAGTTAATATCATATACTCTAGATAATGACTATAGATGAGCAGTTTCTAAGGCTGCAATCATTGAAAATGACAAATTAAATACCTGACTTTTTAAACCTCTAAAGTCCATTGTGTTCAATTTTCTTGTTCAAGATATGGTCTGAATGGTGTAgacatcaataattatttttctagtttCCAACATGTGTATCTTGTGAGGGTCCTCTAGTTAGTACAGATGAGTTTTGCAATTAGCTGTTAGATTACTCCATACCACATTTTAAAGACATCAGAAAATATCTGGCACTTTGCTAGATTGAATCTAAAAATAGCACACACACAAAGTATTGTTAACTTTGTTTAACATTTTTATCCATTCAAGATTGtatttttatgctatttttgGTCCTAAATTACGGTCATATGTACAAACAAAAAATCAGGCTGACTTATGCTCTCCGAAGAGTTAAGATTTCATCGTTTGAATTTAGATAGCTTTAAGACTCCATACATCCAGCATTGTATTCTTGAGATGTAAGTTGGGCGTGCATGAAACCTTAggctaatttttttaaaaaaaaatgtaagtttccaacttttgatcatTGACTATATCTTCTATAGTAGGCCAATATCTGATGTTTCGAGTGATCTTACTATAGAAGCCGGATCAGCCAGTTTTGCTCTTCACAAGGTACAAAAATGAAGTGTGTAATATTTCTTCCTCTGGTGTAATTTAACTACGTTTTTCATCATTGCAATGCTCAAGTCTATGGAAAAACAGAAGTTGTGCAAAGAAATGGCTAGTCTAAAGTACcttgaaaaaaattgatgttttagcCATTATAAGTAGGCTACCGATATCAATACAGTTGTGTTGAGGAGCAAACAAAAGTCAATAGCCAAATGCAAAAACAGAACTACAGAACTTAAGTTATGTGCTTTgtgttaaaattaagaaaaatgaaagaggaATATCTTGGATACATTTCTAATGTGATTGCTAATTTGTCATTGTTTGAAGTTCCCCTTGGTTTCGTGAAGTGGAAGAATTAGAAAGTTGCTGCTAGAGGCGAAGGATACAAAgatttcaagaatcaatcttacTGGTCTTCCTGGTGGATCTGATACATTTGAACTTGCTGCAAAGTTCTGCTATGGAGTGAACGTTGAGATTACCATATCAAATGTGGCGTTACACAGATGTGCAGCTAGATTTATGAAAATGACAGAAGATATCTCTGAGAAAAACCTAGAAATTCATACTGAGGTATTCCTTAAGGATCCAGTATTTCCAAACATATCCAACTCAATATTTGTTCTTCATCGCTGTGAAACATTACTACTGGTATCTGAAGAAGTCAATCTTGTTAGCCAGTTAATAAACGCAATTGCAAATAATGCCTGTAAAGAGCAGCTAACATCTAGTTTGTCAAAGTTGGAGTATAATTTTCCACCCAAACCTGTTCAGTGCGTTAATTCTGAGACACTATCAGACTGGTGGGGAAAATTGCTCACGGTGCTAAATCTGGATTTCTTTCAGAGAGTTCTGTTGGCAGTAAAAACAAAAGGTCTTAAACAAGACATTATCAGcagaattttgataaattatgccCAAAATTCTCTTCAGGGCTTGTTCATCAAGGACCCTCAATTGGTTAAAGGaagtttcttgaatttggatttgcAGAAAAGACAAAGGATCATCATCGAAACAATAGCTGGCGTACTACAAAAATAATCCAGGAAAAGTGTAGTGCCAATGGCTTTTCTTTCAAATTTGTTAAAATCTGCaatagcatcatcatcatcgactTTCTGCAGGTCTGATCTGGAGAGGTGCATTGGTCTGCAGCTAGATCAGGCAATTCTTGAAGATATTCTCATACCTGTAAATCCACATGAAAAAAATCACAACCTTCTCTATGACATAGATTTTATCTTgaggatttttttctttttcttgaaattgaaaacttttacccaagaggcaaaagtttattctttaattgtactgattagattattaacatatatgcaactcttgcctcataggcaagactttagaaaattgttgaaatggaaaatttttgcccaagaggcaagagtttattctttaattgcactgattagattattaacatatatgcaactcttgcatcatgggcaagactttagaaaattgttgaaattgaaaacttttgcccaagaggcaacagtttattctttaattgcactgattagattattaacatatatgtaactcttgcctcatgggcaagacgtagttaagaaaattattaaaattaaaaacttttacccaagaggcaaaagtttattctttaattgcactgattagattattaacatatatgcaactcttgcctcatgggcaagacttaatttagaaaattgttgaaattgaaaacttttgcccaagaggcaaaagtttattctttaattccactgattagattattaacacaTATGCAACTCTAGCCTCATCGGCAaaaattagtttagaaaattattgaaattgaaaacttttgcccaagaggcaacaatttattatttaattgcactgattagattattaacatatatacaactcttgcctcataggtaagactttagaaaattattgaaattgaaaacttttgcccaagaggcaaaagtttattctttaattgcactgatcagattattaacatatatgcaactcttgcctcatgggcaaaactttagaaaattattgaaattgaaaacttttgcccaaaaggcaataatttattatttaattgcactgattagattattaacatatatgcaactcttgtctcatgggcaagacttagtttagaaaattattgaaattgaaaacctTTGTCCAAGAGGCaacagtttattctttaattgcattgattagattattaacatatatgcaactcttgcctcatgggaaagacttagtttagaaaattattgtaaaaATGCTATACTGTTTAAATTtgaaacttttgcccaagaggcaaaagtttattctttaatcgcactgattagattattaacatatatgcaaatcttgcctcatgggcaagacttagtttagaaaattattgtactatgattataaacatcaaatacaaattgTTAATAATATTCTTTTGCTCAACGCAGGTTTTAATATGCATTTTTGCTTATGGTGCTTCAATCATTGAGTCACATATTTGTCCCAAATAATAttggaagagctaaaatagggACCTAGTTAATAAATACGTTAGTCCAATATGCAAATTTGTTACCTCTCTCGCACTAGTATTATTGACATTGACACTTCTTATTCTTGAGACCAACTGATAAAGTTATTGTTTTAGaggatacatacatatatatatatatatatatatatatatatatatatatatatgaaggctTTTTAAGTGTGTCCACCAAGCTTTTAGTCACATTAGTAGTTAAGTGTGTTATGTGTCCAAGCTTCTAATCACTTAAACTTTATACTGTTAAGAAATTTTAACTTTCTAATATTTGTATTCAAGAAAAAGTATGGAAAGCAAGATATTTTACAAAACACCAAAAATGTCCAACAatgtacataaaaaaaataaataaacacatgGTTCTCTCAGTAGCAAAAGAACTCAAAAACACCCTTCCCCCTTCCCCAGAGCTTGGGGCAAACATACCCTTCCCCCTTCCCCAGAGCCTGGGGAAACATATGTTGCACACACATTAACAGTTTCATTCAACACAACTACTGGCAAAGCATGCCGTTCCCCGTCATGTGTTCTTCTTATCCTAGAACTAAGCTTCTAACAGAAAAGAAGCTTGCAGCATTGCCATATTTAGACGTGCTGTACTTTCGGTGCATGCCAGTGAGCTTCCCAACTGCTGTCTTCTGATGGAAAGAAACCATCAATTTCGAGCATTCTTTATCTGAGAAAATAAGGCACATAATTACACATCTTTGTCTATTTGATAAAGGgatatatatttataagtatctttaaaaacaaaatatacttaCAAAATCTGATTCTTGTCGTAGCTGCTATGCTTCTTACGGTTTGCGTTCCACTCTCTGGACACACCGAGAATGCACTGAGCAGTAAAGACAGCTGTAGCAACAAACATTGATGGTGGGAATCTAAGAATTTTGTATTTAACCAGACATAGCTCGAGCAAGAAGAAAGACACGAGCTCCACCTGATTTAAACAATGACAAAAAATTGTATGAGTAGTGATTCAGATTATTGTGTTACTTTTTCATGTGACAAAGACGTTTAACCGACTTTTTCATAAGACTGAGAGGCTTTAAGGAATTGCCGCATAAACACATAAGTTGTAGGTACTGTCATGTTGAACTGTAAGGCATTAACTATCAATTTCTTCTGTGGATAAGAAAATGATTGAAATCATTTAGTGAGGAAGAAAAAATGGAGATACAAGTCCTAATAATGTAAGATTTTGGTCTTTAAACTAACCATTTCAAGCACTTCTTTTCTGGCATAAGCCTTGTCAGAGATCAAAATTAGATCCTTCACTACAGGTATATAAACTTCTTCATGCTTGCAAGCAAGAAGCAAAGTTGTTATTCTAATAAGCTGAAGTTTTTTCCTAATCACTGACTGAACCGCCAGGAATCTACCGATGAGATTCATAGTCAAATACAAGGTCTCTTCCATTAGTTCAAACTTGTAGTGAACCTATACATTGGATTAGATGTTAAATGAAACCTAAAATTATCACATTCTTCTTCATAAAACTTAGAAATGACATGTAACAGTAAACACTATATACCTTAATCTGTCAGTCAATAAGAATGCCTCTCATCCTCTCATTGATATCAAATTGTTGTTCCATATAGTTTGGAGGGACGCAGCCAGCGATCTGCAATTGAAAATGACATTAAAAGAAAGGGGTAAAAAATACATCTTCATTTCTTTTCAGATttccaattaaaattaaaacattaatCATACTTGATAGAATAACATCACAACAGAAACAACCCAAGTATACCCTCCGTATGTCTATATATCCTATGTTCTGCACCTATTATTTTACTGACTAAAAATTGCAGTCCATATTGAAATAGACTAGCTTTTGTGAGTAATTTGACAATCTATTAAGCTTAATGAGATACTATCCAAAAGAATTAGATAATCAGTTAAAAAATATGGGACTTCTGCTAACTCTACACGTCATAATCTTAATGATCAtgtacaacaaaaacaacaaatccagtgtattcccacatagtggggtaaTGAGCATGTACAAGTTTTAAACGAAAAAAACTTCTAACAAACAAATAGGGAGAGTAGAGATAACATCTCTACCTCAGCCTTCTTGTAGTAAGCATAGATTTCATCAATGTATTCCACTACAGTGAGTTCGTTCTTTTTATCAGAACTGTTTATGTCCACAACTGACCAATCTTCTGCATCTTTATCTCAATTTCCTCATCCTTAATCAAAGATTTAACTCATCAATGGAAATCCACAAGAAGTATATTCATAACCAAGATATATAGATCATATAAGCTTACCATCCTATCAATTTTCTCCATCATTACTTCAGTATGCTGCACAAATATTGGCACGTCAAAATAACCAGTGGCCTTGTAATCTTCAACATCGATAATAATGCAGTCTTCTATTTCATTTCTAATTGGTGCCACTGGGATCGATGGCTTTGATATCTGTGGATATACAATGTTAACAATAGCTCAGTTATAAAATAAACTAGGAGGAGATAAACATTGTACCTCAACTGTTGGTTTCTGCTGTTTGTTCGCGATTTGTGCAGCTAACTTCGTGAAATATCAGTAACCCCACATACAAATTAAACATTACTCTATCTTCAACTCTAACTTTATAAATTCTACGGCCAAGCGCCTACTTAGTATCATGCAACCAAGAAATGAGCCAAACCTTGTGATCGGACAAACAACATTGGCTTTGTTTCTACAATGacatgaaaataaagttaaaacagGTAGATAAATCAAGATTAAACTAAAAATCGAATGACCCCCTTTCGCCCCTCTATCTATACACCTGGCTCTACTAATGAATAGAAAAGTTACAACTTTACATCAAAGTTATAAAGATAGCAGGTAGATATTAGCCAATCCAAATATAGATTAGGATAACAAGTGATAATACTGTGTCATTCAAAGGTCGACCACAAGTTGCAAGTGAATAAAATCACTCCTTCGAATCCACAGCACAAGAGCCAAACACTAAACATTTGGGCAACACATCTTTTCCTTTAACGTATATATTTTTGGCtcttaaaatacatgaaaaatgaaCACAATTATAATATATGCGTTACCATAAGTACAAAAATGACAAGATGAAAAGTTTAAAGATAGTAAACCTACCATTTCGACGTATTCAATCCACACTCGATGAACGCTAAAAAATCAGTGTTCAAGCTCGACAGATTATTAAATGCTTCAATGTCACAGATGAAAGGATGCTTCTGATAAAAAATGAATTGCGAAGCATCCGAATCAAAATCTGCCACATATGGTACCGTCGTTCTTTTTCTTAGCCACCGTACTGTTCTCTAAACAGCTGCTGGACCGTCCTCCAAATCACCAGCTGAAGATAAAGTCGGTGGAGCAGGAGGAGACATCATTGGAGTAGGGGAGCTAGCATCCGCAGTAGATGCAAATGCATCAGGTGCGGGTGTTGGACTGTCTCCGGAGCTGGTTCTGGTGCCGGAGAAGGAGCTTTTCTAAACAATTCAATACGGAGGAGTATACTGTCGATGGTGAAAATGCAGAACGGAGTAGAGTCGAAGATAGTTGAAGCTACAATGCCAAcctgaatatgaaaataaataaaacatgaaaataaagttaaaggaaaaaataaaaattcaaaataataaaaaaatagaataataaatttaaaggaaaaaataaaaaagtgaaaaaagtaaaataataaaagtaaaggaaaaataaaaaaataaaaaaaataaaaaataaaatttgagagataaatgagtatgaaaaatttaaaaatatatatttaaaggGTAGATGGACAAAatggtacttttagtatattaaaaagtaaagaaagctattttttaaagacattcttatttaaaatcaaatatttaaaacCACCAATATTTCAATTCATGACATGAAATTTCCCGTACTCCAAATATTGTGTCTATCAATGTCTAAAAATTCGTTCTCTAATTTTCTTGGAAGTACAAAGGCCTAAAAGAAAGAACCAAAAATCTGACTAAACAAGGACATGTGCCATGTGGCATTCATGTATTAATATTTGGAAAGCGGAGCCCAAAATCTAGCCTCTTGCATGGCTTTGCTGACTTGACTTGTTCAATTCCAGTACTCTTTATTCGCCAACTCTCTCTATTGGTAGAGGCAATACTTCAAATTTGGAATTTTAGCTTTGAAATTCCTTTTCAATTGTTTTAGTTTTCCTGACGTTGGATATTTGTTTAGAGGTTTGACTAAATTCAACCTAAGTCTCACGATTGGATTGGTAAAATCTTTGTGAATCTAGCTATTAGAGGTTATTGTAAATAATTTTGTAAGGATATTAGTTATAAATTGTAATAATTTAGTGCTATTTTGGTCTTATTATACTAATAATTTTTCCGGTAACCGAAACTAATTTGGACTTATTTCAAATTTGCCGAATAATAATCGGTCATCATATCACACATTTCTTCTCCTGCTAGGGCTAAGCGGTGCATGTGGTATTTATAAGATACCGTCTCATCAACCTATATCTAACTTCTGTTACCTTTgtgatttttcttccatttttttcttctcgAATTTTTCAGAATTCTTGGTTTAATCATAAGGATTATATATCatgaatttttctttgaaatctCTTTGCAAATCTTTTTGGTTTTAATTCTTCCTTTTGTGATAGGTAAGTGGTAAAAGAACAACATAACCCCCTAaccccacaaagtgaggtctaggGAGGAAGGGTAGATTGTACCCTGACCTAACCTCCAAGTAGAGGTAGAGCTGTTGTATTCGATAGGCCATCTAGCTTCAAGAAAGAGGTAAATTCAACAGAGAAATTATGGGTTCTGATTTTCTATGCCGCGCTGAGACCAGGAGAGTATTATGGGTAATGGGAGGTGTTTTTGCATTTTCATTACTTGTTCAATATTTTGAACTTCCATATGGCAACTTTATAGGCTCCTTATTTTCTGGTTTAAATTCCAATagaatgaacaacaataatacgCAAATCAATTTTACTGCTGGATTCGATACGAAAATCAAGAGTGGTAAACCTGGAGTGGAATTGCTTAAACCAAACAGGACCTTAGCACCAGAAGGCGCTAAGGAATTTGGGAATATATTGAAAGGTCATGTAGTCCCAATGTTGGAAGAAAACAATAAAGATGATACGGTCCCTCTAGCAGCGAATGTTGAATCAGCGCCAATGATTCCCCTAGCTCCACAAATTGATGATAATTTGACTGCTTCGAGTAATTTGGCTACTCGGAGTGATGAAGTAGCTGGTATTGTCCCTTTAGCATCGTATTTCCCATCAGCGCCTATGATTCCACCAACTCCACAAGTTTATGATAATTTGACTGCTCCAAGTAGTTCCACAACTACTCGGAATGTATCAGCTATTACTGTCCCTTTAAATTCGAATGACACAATACAGCTGATGAATTCACCAGCTCCTGCTGTTTCACTTAGACATGTTGACGATAATTCTACTGTTCTGTCTAGTTCGCGTAATGCTTATGGTGCCACCCCTGCTCCAACTGAAGCAACAGGGCAATTAAGAAACAGTCTTGCCTCGTCAGGCAATGGTTATACTATGACCAAAAAAACTCCTGTTGCTAAGAAAGAATCAGATAAGCTAGTAAAAGGTGTTGTGTCGATATCTGAAATGACTAATATGTTGCTTCAGAGTCATCAATCAAACCTTTTAACGGTATGTCTACGCATATGAAAAGCTATATAATACGTTGAATGTAATCGTTTTTTAATTCCTTTTGCTTATTAAATTTTTCCAGAATCCAATGTGGTCTTCTGCGGGTGATGAAGAATTGTTGAGTGCAAAATCACAGATTGAAATTGGAGCTAACAGTATCAGTGATCTTGGCCTATATGCACCAGTTTATCACAATGTTTCAAGGTTTAAAAGGTATACTTAATTGCATTCAGTAGTGGTATTTCTGGATTTCGTAGCTTTCGTTGTCTTACAAATTTCATTGAATGCTCTGTACTTCTTTCCTTGTTAATTGATATGGTTTCTTTATTGTCGTATTCCTTTTACGTAAATACTTTGATTTGCtgcacttgagccgagggtcttgcAGAAACAGTCAGAGCCGGCCTAATGTAGAAGCAAGACAAGCAACTGCTTTAGGCCTCACCTTTGTAAGGGCCCCAAAGTTTCATCTAATTAATTGGTACcatttgttattttaaaaaagatttaaatataacaatttttattttaaaaataagaagttgatggtaCTTTTGAGATAAATTAAGAAATGAAATACTCCTAGTAATTTTTGGAATCTCCCCCAAACATCTTTATGTATAAATAGCCCTATTTCCTCATTTATGCagtcatcattatcataatattttCCCATCTACTTATGCTTGAAGAAGAGAAAATAGTGAGCAATAGCTTGAAGAAGAGAAAATAGTGAGCAATaccttcctcttcttcttttttcttttgatgagttTATATTATTTGAGTTATGTTGTTTTTGCTCGTAGTTTATATTAGAAGAATTTGTTGGATCCCAAGGATACACCTTATTGGAAAAATATAGGACAATGTCACACACACCTCTAGCTTTCAAAGTATTCTATTATTTTCCTGATTATACAACACAATTTCTATCACAAATCACcaatataattgaattaggtgTCAATAAATTCAAGAAGACGAATAAAAGGTTGGTGATCAAATATAAATCCTCAAGAAATTATTGTTAAATAGATTTATATATGAATGTTCTTTTCTCTAATGAAAATTTTAAGGCCTCTCTTGAAGTTTCGCTTTAGGCCACGAATATCATTGAGCCACCCctagaaacagcctctctacctccacgaggtagggtaaggtctgcatacactctaccctccctacaCCCCAGTTGTGGGATCACactaggtatattgttgttgtttgaatACATTTACTTGCTTGTTAGCATTCCCCCTCCCTTctcacccaaaaaatattttctgcaTTTACTGAAGTTGTGAAAAGATAAAATCTATTCATTGCTACTGTATCAAATTTTGAGCTATTGTCCAGTATATATGCAAGCATCATTTATAGGCTGTGTACTGCATGATCTGTTTGATCATTCAGGGTATAAACACTAATTTCTGTC contains:
- the LOC107839017 gene encoding probable glycosyltransferase At5g03795 — its product is MGSDFLCRAETRRVLWVMGGVFAFSLLVQYFELPYGNFIGSLFSGLNSNRMNNNNTQINFTAGFDTKIKSGKPGVELLKPNRTLAPEGAKEFGNILKGHVVPMLEENNKDDTVPLAANVESAPMIPLAPQIDDNLTASSNLATRSDEVAGIVPLASYFPSAPMIPPTPQVYDNLTAPSSSTTTRNVSAITVPLNSNDTIQLMNSPAPAVSLRHVDDNSTVLSSSRNAYGATPAPTEATGQLRNSLASSGNGYTMTKKTPVAKKESDKLVKGVVSISEMTNMLLQSHQSNLLTNPMWSSAGDEELLSAKSQIEIGANSISDLGLYAPVYHNVSRFKRSYELMEQNLKVYIYKEGKRPVFHQPPLKGIYASEGWFMKQLKASQQFLTNDPNKAHLFYVPFSSQILEQVVYVPGSHSFTNLKAYLKNYLDLIKGRYPFWNRTQGADHFLVACHDWAPEETRYEMANCIKSLCNADLKEGFKFGKDASLPETYIVSADTLRSLGGKRPSQRKFLAFFAGSMHGYVRPILLKHWQNKDPIMKIFGKMHNSDYIRHMKSSKYCICARGHEVNSPRVVEAISYECVPVIISDNFVPPFLETLNWESFAVFVQEEDIPNLKSILESIPLRRYLKLYNNVKKVQQHFLWHPESEKYDTFHMILHSIWYNRVFQIAS